The Haloplanus salinarum genome includes a region encoding these proteins:
- a CDS encoding TRAM domain-containing protein, which translates to MEISDKLLCLFSERVRAEDDTYVIEVPQREIETGSIDPDETYRVALISRERTESAEDEDSSTDAPSSEPQPPVESGEIRYVEIEDIGKQGDGIARVERGYVIIVPGAEIGERVKIEITEVKSNFAVGEIIDEDF; encoded by the coding sequence GTGGAGATCTCAGATAAACTGCTGTGTCTGTTCAGCGAGCGCGTACGGGCGGAGGACGACACGTACGTGATCGAGGTACCGCAACGCGAGATCGAGACGGGGTCGATCGACCCCGACGAGACCTACCGTGTCGCACTCATCTCTCGGGAGCGAACGGAGTCGGCCGAAGACGAGGACTCGTCGACCGACGCGCCGTCGTCGGAACCCCAGCCACCCGTCGAGAGTGGCGAGATCCGGTACGTCGAGATCGAGGACATCGGCAAACAGGGCGACGGCATCGCACGGGTCGAGCGCGGCTACGTCATCATCGTCCCCGGGGCCGAGATCGGCGAACGCGTCAAGATCGAGATCACCGAGGTCAAGTCGAACTTCGCGGTCGGCGAGATCATCGACGAGGACTTCTAG
- a CDS encoding radical SAM protein, producing MTDPADLTVTVVDGYVDEPAHFGVPPYVSTYPRFTAGALVDAGVPAGSITYHTIDELRDERRKWADVADADLVIYLGGMTVPGKYVGGTPAEPDEVRELAWTADGTTLMGGPVRFGVGEENAGAQEMERKDLDYDFVAKGDVEAAAHDLVESGLEGFGDRMRDNEELDRWAAKGAFVVEDHPNHPDYLIAELETSRGCAYRCSFCTEPLYGDPGFRSAESVVREVEALYERGVRHFRLGRQADILAFGGDGEAPNPDALRRLYAGIRDVAPDLETLHLDNMNPVTIVDYPEKSREAIRIIAEHNTAGDTAAFGLESADPVVREENNLLVSADECLEAVRVVNEEAGWRPGDDPDDAPTVGESAADRLPKLLPGINLVHGLQGERRETFEHNKRFLQRVYDEGLMLRRINIRQVMAFAGTEMSDTGADIARDHKELFTEYKREVREEIDRPMLRRVVPAGTVLPDVHLEYHQDGKTFGRQLGTYPLLVAVPGERELGTTLDVAVVDHGYRSVTGVPHPLDPNAASMDELELLPGVGQSTAGDIVVNRPYGSIADLDRELGVDLSAFASVAESAD from the coding sequence ATGACCGACCCCGCTGATCTCACCGTCACCGTCGTCGACGGCTACGTCGACGAACCCGCACACTTCGGGGTCCCGCCGTACGTCTCGACGTACCCCCGCTTCACCGCGGGGGCGCTGGTCGATGCCGGCGTGCCCGCCGGATCGATCACGTACCACACCATCGACGAACTCCGCGACGAGCGGCGGAAGTGGGCCGACGTCGCCGACGCCGACCTGGTGATCTACCTCGGCGGCATGACCGTCCCCGGGAAGTACGTCGGCGGGACGCCCGCCGAACCCGACGAGGTGCGGGAACTGGCCTGGACCGCCGACGGGACGACGCTGATGGGCGGGCCCGTCCGCTTCGGCGTCGGCGAGGAGAACGCCGGCGCCCAGGAGATGGAGCGCAAGGATCTCGACTACGACTTCGTCGCCAAGGGCGACGTCGAGGCGGCGGCCCACGACCTCGTCGAAAGCGGATTGGAGGGCTTCGGCGACCGCATGCGCGACAACGAGGAACTGGACCGCTGGGCCGCGAAGGGGGCGTTCGTCGTCGAGGACCACCCCAATCATCCGGACTACCTGATCGCCGAACTCGAAACCTCCCGCGGCTGCGCGTACCGCTGTTCCTTCTGCACCGAACCGCTGTACGGCGATCCGGGCTTCCGGTCGGCCGAGTCGGTCGTCCGCGAGGTCGAGGCGCTGTACGAGCGCGGCGTGCGGCACTTCCGCCTGGGCCGCCAGGCCGACATCCTCGCGTTCGGCGGCGACGGCGAGGCGCCGAACCCCGACGCGCTCCGCCGGCTCTACGCGGGCATCCGGGATGTCGCCCCCGACCTGGAGACGCTCCACCTCGACAACATGAACCCGGTCACCATCGTCGACTATCCCGAGAAGTCACGGGAGGCGATCCGGATCATCGCCGAACACAACACGGCGGGCGACACCGCGGCCTTCGGCCTCGAATCGGCCGATCCCGTCGTCCGCGAGGAGAACAACCTGCTCGTCTCGGCCGACGAGTGTCTGGAGGCGGTTCGCGTCGTCAACGAGGAGGCGGGCTGGCGGCCGGGCGACGACCCCGACGACGCACCCACCGTCGGCGAGTCGGCGGCGGATCGCCTGCCGAAGCTCCTCCCGGGGATCAACCTCGTCCACGGCCTCCAAGGCGAGCGCCGGGAGACCTTCGAGCACAACAAGCGCTTCCTCCAGCGCGTCTACGACGAGGGGCTGATGCTCCGCCGGATCAACATCCGGCAGGTGATGGCCTTCGCGGGGACGGAGATGAGCGACACGGGGGCGGACATCGCCCGCGACCACAAGGAACTGTTCACGGAGTACAAACGCGAGGTGCGCGAGGAGATCGACCGCCCGATGCTCCGCCGGGTCGTGCCCGCGGGGACGGTCCTGCCCGACGTCCACCTGGAGTACCACCAGGACGGCAAGACCTTCGGCCGACAGCTCGGCACCTACCCACTGCTCGTGGCCGTCCCCGGCGAACGCGAACTGGGGACGACCCTCGACGTCGCCGTGGTGGATCACGGCTACCGGTCGGTGACCGGCGTCCCCCACCCGCTCGACCCCAACGCGGCGTCGATGGACGAACTCGAACTGCTGCCGGGGGTCGGTCAGTCGACCGCGGGCGACATCGTCGTCAACCGACCCTACGGCTCGATTGCGGATCTGGACCGCGAACTCGGGGTCGACCTCTCGGCGTTCGCCTCGGTCGCGGAGTCGGCCGACTAG
- a CDS encoding NUDIX hydrolase, translating to MDLSAVADHAPQTIDGAGREAAVVAPVVDRSDGDALLFTKRADHLGEHAGQMSFPGGGREPSDADLEATARREANEEIGLEPGEIDVVGRLDDIPTVSEYAVRPFVSRVPDRTYVPDEREVAEIAILPVAELTDLDNYASERRDHPHYGEIRLHFFRVDDYTVWGATGRMLVQLLELATDWEMPPDVDRVVGPDADFPV from the coding sequence ATGGACCTGTCAGCCGTCGCCGACCACGCCCCGCAGACCATCGACGGCGCCGGGCGCGAGGCCGCGGTCGTCGCGCCCGTCGTCGACCGGAGCGACGGCGACGCCCTCCTGTTCACCAAGCGCGCCGACCACCTCGGCGAGCACGCGGGACAGATGAGTTTCCCCGGCGGCGGTCGCGAACCGAGCGACGCCGACCTCGAGGCGACCGCCCGTCGCGAGGCCAACGAGGAGATCGGTCTCGAACCCGGCGAGATCGACGTCGTCGGCCGTCTCGACGACATCCCGACCGTCAGCGAGTACGCCGTCCGCCCGTTCGTCTCGCGGGTGCCGGATCGCACGTACGTCCCCGACGAACGGGAGGTCGCCGAAATCGCGATCCTACCGGTCGCGGAGCTCACCGATCTCGACAACTACGCATCCGAACGCCGGGATCATCCCCACTACGGGGAGATCCGTCTCCACTTCTTCCGGGTCGACGACTACACCGTCTGGGGCGCGACCGGCCGGATGCTCGTCCAGTTGCTGGAACTCGCGACCGACTGGGAGATGCCACCCGACGTCGACCGGGTCGTCGGCCCCGACGCCGACTTTCCGGTCTGA
- a CDS encoding MBL fold metallo-hydrolase, with product MTVTRVPVPTDTSAPGGRTNAYLLDGPAGAVLVDPAGRTDDLDAAVADREVTHVAVTHAHPDHVGGVAAYAAETGATVWARRGREARFEAATGRAPDRTFAEGDRVGDATVLDTPGHAPDHVAFATGAGVVSGDLAVATGSVAVAAPEGDLRAYLVALRRLLARDPLRLYPGHGPVIDDPRATLTRLYFHRLDRERRIERAVRAGAESVDAVVSAAYDRELGDYRDLAAATVRAHLDKLAVEGRVRFDAGTDRVAPR from the coding sequence GTGACGGTCACGCGGGTCCCGGTTCCGACGGACACCTCGGCCCCCGGCGGTCGGACGAACGCCTACCTCCTCGACGGGCCGGCCGGCGCGGTCCTCGTCGACCCGGCCGGGCGCACCGACGACCTCGACGCCGCCGTCGCCGACCGCGAGGTGACTCACGTCGCGGTCACGCACGCCCACCCCGACCACGTCGGCGGCGTCGCCGCGTACGCCGCCGAGACGGGCGCGACCGTCTGGGCCCGCCGCGGGCGCGAGGCGCGGTTCGAGGCCGCGACGGGCCGCGCCCCCGACCGCACGTTCGCCGAGGGTGACCGCGTCGGCGACGCGACCGTCCTCGACACGCCGGGGCACGCCCCCGACCACGTCGCCTTCGCGACCGGCGCCGGCGTCGTCTCCGGCGACCTCGCCGTCGCCACCGGGAGCGTCGCCGTCGCCGCCCCCGAGGGCGACCTGCGGGCGTACCTCGTTGCCCTCCGTCGACTCCTCGCCCGCGACCCGCTCCGCCTCTACCCGGGACACGGCCCGGTGATCGACGATCCGCGGGCGACCCTGACCCGACTCTACTTCCATCGCCTCGACCGCGAGCGACGGATCGAACGCGCCGTCCGCGCCGGCGCCGAGTCGGTCGACGCGGTGGTGAGCGCGGCCTACGACCGCGAACTCGGCGACTACCGGGACCTCGCGGCCGCCACCGTCCGTGCCCACCTCGACAAACTCGCCGTCGAGGGCCGGGTTCGGTTCGACGCCGGGACCGACCGGGTCGCCCCCCGGTAG
- a CDS encoding 3-dehydroquinate synthase II has translation MTRSVWLKADGTVGDWESRTERITAGLEAGVDWVLVDETDVARVRELGDVNVAAFRSDADLVEDAEDEGAVADAYVVGKNGEGDGTVDLPPDLSGSADLSTLRRDDGSTRGAYVRILGKEYETFAEAAAEDADYTFVVGEDWTIIPLENLIARIGEETELIAGVTTAEEAQTAFETLEIGADGVLLDSGDPDEIRETCEVRDAADREHLDLEYAEVTDVERTGMADRVCVDTGSLMEGSEGMLVGSMSRGLFFVHAETAESPYVASRPFRVNAGAVHAYVRTPGGGTQYLSELASGDEVQVVDVEGDTREAVVGRVKIEKRPMFRVEAEVETEEGVDRVETLLQNAETIKVHTREGRTAVTDLDAGDEILLHYGDGARHFGETVEESIIEK, from the coding sequence ATGACACGCAGCGTGTGGTTGAAAGCCGACGGGACGGTCGGCGACTGGGAGTCACGAACGGAACGCATCACCGCCGGCCTCGAGGCCGGCGTCGACTGGGTGCTCGTCGACGAGACGGACGTGGCGCGGGTCCGCGAACTCGGCGACGTGAACGTGGCGGCCTTCCGCTCGGACGCGGACCTCGTCGAGGACGCCGAGGACGAGGGCGCCGTCGCCGACGCCTACGTCGTGGGCAAGAACGGCGAGGGCGACGGCACGGTCGACCTCCCGCCGGACCTCTCGGGTTCGGCCGACCTCTCGACGCTTCGCCGCGACGACGGGTCGACGCGGGGCGCCTACGTCCGCATCCTCGGCAAGGAGTACGAGACGTTCGCGGAGGCGGCCGCCGAGGACGCCGACTACACCTTCGTCGTCGGCGAGGACTGGACGATCATCCCCCTCGAGAACCTCATCGCCCGCATCGGCGAGGAGACGGAACTGATCGCCGGCGTCACGACCGCCGAGGAGGCCCAGACGGCCTTCGAGACGCTAGAGATCGGTGCCGACGGCGTCCTGCTGGACTCGGGCGACCCGGACGAGATCCGCGAGACCTGCGAGGTCCGCGACGCCGCCGACCGCGAACACCTCGACCTGGAGTACGCCGAAGTGACCGACGTCGAGCGGACGGGCATGGCCGACCGCGTCTGTGTCGATACCGGCTCGCTCATGGAGGGATCCGAGGGGATGCTGGTCGGGTCGATGTCCCGCGGGCTCTTTTTCGTCCACGCGGAGACCGCCGAGTCGCCCTACGTCGCCTCGCGGCCCTTCCGGGTGAACGCCGGCGCCGTCCACGCGTACGTCCGTACGCCCGGCGGCGGGACGCAGTACCTCTCCGAGCTGGCGAGCGGCGACGAGGTGCAGGTGGTCGACGTCGAGGGCGACACCCGCGAGGCCGTCGTCGGGCGCGTCAAGATCGAAAAGCGGCCCATGTTCCGCGTGGAGGCCGAAGTCGAGACCGAGGAGGGCGTCGACCGCGTCGAGACGCTGCTCCAGAACGCCGAGACGATCAAGGTCCACACCCGCGAGGGGCGGACCGCCGTCACCGACCTCGACGCCGGCGACGAGATCCTCCTCCACTACGGCGACGGGGCGCGCCACTTCGGCGAGACCGTCGAGGAGAGCATCATCGAGAAGTGA
- a CDS encoding DUF7559 family protein gives MPATKELECTSDDCELDMFENHYTYDIADDHTVADLSCPLCGGTDCLEEIEL, from the coding sequence ATGCCCGCCACGAAGGAGCTCGAGTGTACCAGCGACGACTGTGAACTCGACATGTTCGAGAACCACTACACCTACGACATCGCCGACGACCACACCGTCGCCGACCTCTCCTGTCCGCTCTGTGGGGGGACCGACTGTCTGGAAGAGATCGAACTATGA
- a CDS encoding DUF7109 family protein translates to MPTDTGDELAGVADLFGAVTRAELECALGELAFKRGETVDDDAATDAVDAAVENYYLVALEREGDEPPLLAPGPAAFPALPEGAEDLPHILDIPDREPDRESLVEAAERRLRADAAGAVDDGDAERIERLLDVSYDLETWGGVDVGDVRARLDDAAANHN, encoded by the coding sequence ATCCCGACCGACACCGGCGACGAACTCGCCGGCGTCGCGGACCTCTTCGGGGCGGTGACCCGCGCGGAACTCGAGTGCGCGCTCGGCGAACTCGCTTTCAAGCGTGGGGAGACGGTCGACGACGACGCGGCGACCGACGCCGTCGACGCCGCCGTCGAGAACTACTACCTCGTCGCCCTCGAACGCGAAGGGGACGAGCCGCCGCTGCTCGCGCCGGGGCCCGCGGCGTTCCCCGCGCTCCCCGAGGGGGCCGAGGATCTGCCACACATCCTCGATATCCCCGACCGGGAGCCGGACCGGGAGTCGCTCGTCGAGGCCGCGGAGCGTCGGTTGCGTGCCGACGCCGCCGGTGCGGTCGACGACGGCGACGCCGAGCGGATCGAACGGCTCCTCGACGTGAGCTACGATCTGGAGACGTGGGGCGGGGTGGACGTCGGCGACGTCCGCGCTCGTCTCGACGACGCGGCGGCGAACCACAACTGA
- a CDS encoding Hsp20/alpha crystallin family protein, which produces MTGFKEFGKSAANAVLERVGRGVGKVQERRPLSYDVLESEDAYLVVFDAPGVTRSDVQVRYVEGEVQVRLDRFRDFHEGFEMRFPGRGLSLDGRARLPPDADVDAGEASATLSDSGTLRVEVPKRAHGTDVAVRSEAEAEETDAADETDAAGETDEADGADAADETDEADETDAADETDDAEDE; this is translated from the coding sequence ATGACCGGGTTCAAGGAGTTCGGCAAGTCGGCGGCGAACGCCGTCCTCGAACGGGTGGGACGTGGCGTCGGGAAGGTCCAGGAGCGCCGACCGCTCTCCTACGACGTGCTCGAATCCGAGGACGCCTACCTCGTCGTCTTCGACGCGCCGGGCGTCACCCGGAGCGACGTGCAGGTGCGCTACGTCGAGGGCGAGGTGCAGGTTCGTCTCGACCGGTTCCGCGACTTCCACGAGGGCTTCGAGATGCGGTTCCCGGGGCGGGGCCTCTCGCTCGACGGTCGTGCGCGCCTGCCGCCGGACGCCGACGTCGACGCCGGCGAGGCGTCGGCGACGCTGAGCGACAGCGGAACGCTCCGCGTCGAGGTGCCGAAGCGGGCACACGGGACGGACGTGGCGGTCCGGTCGGAGGCGGAGGCGGAGGAAACGGACGCCGCCGACGAAACGGACGCCGCCGGCGAAACGGACGAAGCCGACGGAGCGGACGCCGCCGACGAAACGGACGAAGCCGACGAAACGGACGCCGCCGACGAAACGGACGACGCAGAGGACGAGTGA
- a CDS encoding glycosyl transferase family 2 gives MEYVQERVTTLHDLTDPTPAAPTDRATVVVPMTEREYAGLAPDRVLSELERVDPARVVVPLRAPGDRVGPFADWLADYDLTLSVLWCNGPRLEGLLDDHGLDGEAGKGRDVWLGLGQALDGKYVVVHDADTKSYSRADVARLLYPLAEGYDFSKGYYARVENGRLYGRLFRLFFVPLVRALQGRRDAAVLRYLASFRYALAGEFAATTALAERLRTQRSWGLEVGTLGDAFEHAGFAGSAQVDLGTYEHDHRAVSGPTGLSDMSRHVGAALFRAVADHGVDPDYGSLPDRYCEAARSLVRSYELDAGFNGLGYDRGDELEQVETYAAAIEPPGPDRRLPAWADAPISPATVAEAAEADLEAAR, from the coding sequence ATGGAGTACGTCCAGGAACGCGTGACGACGCTCCACGACCTGACCGACCCGACGCCGGCGGCGCCGACGGACCGGGCGACGGTGGTCGTCCCGATGACCGAACGCGAGTACGCCGGGCTGGCACCTGATCGCGTCCTCTCGGAACTGGAGCGGGTCGATCCGGCGCGGGTCGTCGTCCCGCTCCGAGCGCCGGGCGACCGGGTCGGCCCCTTTGCGGACTGGCTCGCCGACTACGACCTCACGCTGTCGGTCCTCTGGTGCAACGGGCCGCGACTGGAGGGGCTGCTCGACGACCACGGCCTCGACGGCGAGGCCGGGAAGGGCCGGGACGTCTGGCTTGGACTGGGACAGGCCCTCGACGGGAAGTACGTCGTCGTCCACGACGCCGACACGAAGAGCTACTCCCGGGCGGACGTGGCTCGCCTCCTCTACCCGCTCGCCGAGGGCTACGACTTCTCGAAGGGATACTACGCGCGGGTCGAGAACGGCCGGCTCTACGGCCGCCTGTTCCGGCTCTTTTTCGTCCCGCTGGTGCGTGCGCTCCAGGGGAGACGGGACGCGGCCGTGTTGCGGTACCTGGCGTCGTTTCGGTACGCGCTGGCCGGGGAATTCGCGGCGACGACGGCGCTGGCGGAGCGCCTGCGCACCCAGCGGTCGTGGGGGCTCGAAGTCGGGACCCTCGGTGACGCCTTCGAACACGCCGGCTTCGCGGGGAGCGCACAGGTCGACCTCGGGACGTACGAACACGACCACCGTGCGGTGAGCGGCCCGACCGGCCTCTCGGATATGAGCCGCCACGTCGGCGCGGCGCTCTTCCGAGCGGTCGCCGACCACGGCGTCGATCCCGACTACGGGTCGCTGCCCGACCGCTACTGCGAGGCCGCCCGCTCGCTCGTCCGGAGCTACGAACTCGACGCAGGGTTCAACGGGCTCGGGTACGACCGGGGGGACGAACTCGAACAGGTGGAGACCTACGCGGCGGCCATCGAACCACCGGGACCGGACCGCCGGCTCCCGGCGTGGGCCGACGCGCCGATATCGCCGGCGACCGTGGCGGAAGCCGCCGAGGCCGACCTGGAGGCGGCCCGATGA
- a CDS encoding HVO_0758 family zinc finger protein, with product MKSTRKGLRDGELVKDTYERLTCAECEKVLKKRDDPDEVFAVRSCPECGREWKDLR from the coding sequence ATGAAATCGACCCGGAAGGGGCTCCGTGACGGCGAACTCGTCAAGGACACCTACGAGCGGCTCACCTGCGCGGAGTGCGAGAAGGTGTTGAAAAAGCGGGACGATCCGGACGAGGTGTTCGCCGTCCGGTCCTGTCCCGAGTGTGGGCGGGAGTGGAAGGACCTGCGGTAG
- a CDS encoding YkgJ family cysteine cluster protein: protein MNPLETELERARALDVSDLADAIESIGFECTRCGACCKADDDDPHTATVFPDEVRDLQAATDYDWRDVARPMPYGLSEGPDGPEGETFEWALATDACGDCTFYEEREGEGRCTVHGDRPLICETYPFSVALGGTSQPMGEAVDEAGMVRAHECEGLGRDVSRADAEDLAAALKERAIRELTEAIDVRDAYTPVETGPGEVVVHDSEGAKTPDGRSR, encoded by the coding sequence ATGAACCCGCTCGAAACCGAACTCGAACGGGCGCGGGCCCTCGACGTGAGCGACCTCGCCGACGCCATCGAGTCCATCGGCTTCGAGTGTACCCGGTGTGGCGCGTGCTGTAAGGCGGACGACGACGACCCACACACCGCGACGGTGTTCCCCGACGAGGTGCGGGATCTGCAGGCGGCGACCGACTACGACTGGCGCGACGTGGCGCGGCCGATGCCCTACGGGCTCTCCGAGGGGCCGGACGGCCCCGAGGGCGAGACCTTCGAGTGGGCTCTGGCGACCGACGCCTGCGGGGACTGTACGTTCTACGAGGAGCGCGAGGGCGAGGGGCGGTGTACCGTCCACGGGGACCGGCCGCTGATCTGCGAGACCTACCCGTTCAGCGTCGCGCTCGGCGGGACGAGCCAACCGATGGGCGAGGCCGTCGACGAGGCGGGGATGGTCCGCGCCCACGAGTGCGAGGGTCTCGGCCGCGACGTCTCGCGTGCGGACGCCGAGGATCTGGCCGCGGCGCTCAAGGAACGGGCGATCCGCGAACTGACGGAAGCCATCGACGTCCGCGACGCCTACACCCCGGTCGAGACCGGGCCGGGCGAGGTCGTCGTCCACGACTCCGAAGGGGCGAAAACGCCCGACGGACGGTCTCGATGA